In the Silvanigrella aquatica genome, GATGGTCTTGAATCCTGCACTTGGGTTCTTATCGATTATGGATTTTTATTTGTTCATGTTTTCCAAGAGCCCACTCGTGAATTATACCAACTCGAGCAGCTTTGGAGCAAAGCGCATATTATTCCTGTTTCTGAAGAAAAGTGCCAAGAATTATATCAAGAAGTTGTTGAAAATACGAATACCGTTCTTTCTGGAGAATCGGAATTTTCTCAAAACTCCATGGCGTGATTTTCAACAATGCGCTATGTTGTTTTAACTCCTTGGAAAATCCCACAGCAGTCTCTGCTTTTTGATTATGTACAAGAATTTTTAGATCGCATCTCTAAGTACACGCCAACGACTCATATTTATCCTTCCTCTTCTTTAGCGCAGGAAGATTTGGCTGCTTTTTATACAAAAGAGTTCAAAAAATTATCTGTGGAAAATCCTCTTTGCATCGCATTTGATGAAAACGGAGCCGCTCAAAATAGCTTTGAGTTTGCAAAACGTCTCGATCAATTCGAACAAAAAGGTGAAAAAATGGTTATTTTTTGTTTAGGCGGAGCCTATGGTCTTCCGCGCGAAATAAAAGCTCTTGGGAGAATTCATCTTATTTCTCTTTCAAAAATGACTTTCCCTCATGAGCTCGCATTGGGTATATTGCTCGAACAAATTTATAGAGCGCGCTGTATTTTAAGCAATCATCCCTATCATCATGGAGATATCTCCGCCTTGGCTCAGACATTTTCCAAAGAAATTCGCCAAAAATAAGCATTGTTACATTTAATTTTATAGTATTTGGAATAAATTTTGCGCTGTTACCTTTGTGTTTCTGAATCAAAATTAAATGATCTTATTTTCTGTCACAATTGTGAAAAAAAATTGCAGAATATTTTGTGGATCTCTTGTGCTCGATGTGGAAAGGATTCTTGTTATGGTTGTGAAGAGCTAAATGAATTTAGAAAAGTTTTTAGCCTTATTACCTATTCGTATGGAATTCCAGAAATATTA is a window encoding:
- a CDS encoding 23S rRNA (pseudouridine(1915)-N(3))-methyltransferase RlmH, which encodes MRYVVLTPWKIPQQSLLFDYVQEFLDRISKYTPTTHIYPSSSLAQEDLAAFYTKEFKKLSVENPLCIAFDENGAAQNSFEFAKRLDQFEQKGEKMVIFCLGGAYGLPREIKALGRIHLISLSKMTFPHELALGILLEQIYRARCILSNHPYHHGDISALAQTFSKEIRQK